A genomic region of Torulaspora delbrueckii CBS 1146 chromosome 7, complete genome contains the following coding sequences:
- the TDEL0G00120 gene encoding uncharacterized protein produces MASKNQNLFNTFEKDGKKYAVIPKNTILSNVQPKYSDLVVNDKADLKAIVKKLELYGLCIVKKYLPADTCEQIKEELEPHYFRDESWNGSPFPKQTTVVTRAALRSPTCLKKIACDDTFYKVSHNFLSESNIFWIGDGKLRRSESDVQLYSSIIYRVGPGAGDQMYHREDMSLHNVHPRREEYHYGDDAQVGFALALTPMNKKNGATRAIIGSHLWGPLDAPTGYDSSQEIYLELDEGDGAFMLGSTYHAASSNHSDAARIGAFFFMNKSYQRQEENYHVSVPPSYFENLSFPELKILGLHTSLPFCGHVDYKSPAFVLNPKLEETSQTSKGNYTEVIHAVFE; encoded by the coding sequence ATGGCGTCTAAGAACCAAAATTTGTTTAACACATTCGAGAAGGACGGCAAGAAATATGCTGTTATCCCAAAAAACACGATCCTATCTAACGTGCAACCTAAGTACTCGGATCTTGTTGTGAACGATAAAGCAGATTTAAAGGCAATtgtgaaaaaattggagCTCTATGGACTTTGTATTGTGAAGAAATACCTGCCAGCCGATACCTGCGAGCAGATCAAGGAAGAGCTGGAACCACACTATTTCCGTGACGAAAGCTGGAATGGCTCTCCGTTCCCGAAGCAGACCACTGTTGTGACTAGAGCTGCGCTGAGGTCGCCAACATGTCTTAAAAAGATAGCCTGTGATGATACTTTTTACAAAGTTTCACATAACTTCTTGTCAGAGTCCAACATCTTTTGGATTGGTGATGGCAAGCTGAGGCGCTCAGAATCGGACGTTCAATTGTATTCCAGTATCATTTACAGAGTAGGTCCTGGTGCTGGTGACCAAATGTACCATCGTGAAGACATGTCATTGCACAATGTTCATCCTCGTCGTGAAGAGTACCATTATGGTGATGATGCGCAAGTCGGCTTTGCCCTTGCGTTGACTCcaatgaacaagaagaacggCGCCACAAGGGCTATCATTGGATCTCATTTGTGGGGTCCACTTGATGCGCCCACGGGATATGATTcttctcaagaaatttatctagaacttgatgaaggtgaCGGCGCATTTATGCTCGGAAGCACGTACCACGCAGCAAGCTCCAACCACAGCGATGCAGCTAGAATTGGGGCATTCTTTTTTATGAACAAAAGCTAccaaagacaagaagagaactATCATGTGAGCGTGCCACCATCCTACTTCGAGAACCTTTCATTTCCGGAACTGAAGATACTTGGTTTACATACAAGCTTGCCATTTTGTGGACATGTTGACTATAAGAGCCCAGCCTTCGTTCTTAATCCtaagcttgaagaaacatctCAGACCAGTAAGGGAAACTACACAGAAGTTATCCATGCAGTTTTTGAGTAG